One Schistocerca cancellata isolate TAMUIC-IGC-003103 chromosome 1, iqSchCanc2.1, whole genome shotgun sequence genomic region harbors:
- the LOC126092328 gene encoding zinc finger protein 234-like, translating into MESQKALCEVCGKTFMFRKNLYKHMRQCHDMDVNLNLEFYEIMESLKALCEVCGKTFTFRKNLYKHMRKRHNVDVNNKDKERCKICGKMFSSVAALRRHIRIHSIACRKVSCTECNDFMCRSMRDLRNHLECQHGIKIKREEMEFESLEQFLQWKIKMEGEKCVSFVKKGGGIIDPEKFKTYYFCHRSGNVIKSGMGLRLRGPSVKIGRTCPASLIVTKMPSGKVSVQFYATHTGHNFSVGSLHLTPADRAMVADLIASGLSDTEILKKIRDGAHDSCFKRVHMLKRKDIYNIKKQYKLDTSLNRKEVVSVEQPSSIINIENLQTAAQNRCQLLKEIMASVGNENIDHYIESLDRLIRQVGVTIASQKKNFSGRQELPGPLHDHTYV; encoded by the exons atggaatcccAAAAAGCACTGTGTGAAGTGTGCGGTAAAACTTTTATGTTCAGGAAGAATTTGTATAAACATATGAGACAATGCCACGACATGGACGTAAATTTAAATCTGG AGTTTTATGAAATAATGGAATCTCTAAAAGCACTGTGTGAAGTATGTGGTAAGACTTTTACGTTCAGGAAGAATTTATACAAACATATGCGAAAACGACACAATGTCGATGTAAATAATAAGGATAAAGAGAGGTGTAAGATTTGTGGCAAAATGTTTTCGAGCGTCGCAGCACTACGTCGTCACATCAGAATACACAGTATAGCATGCAGAAAG GTATCGTGCACAGAGTGTAATGATTTTATGTGCCGTTCGATGCGAGACCTAAGAAACCATCTAGAATGTCAGCATGGAATTAAGATTAAAAGAGAAGAAATGGAGTTTGAATCTTTGGAAC AGTTTCTTCAGTGGAAAATAAAGATGGAAGGTGAAAAGTGTGTCTCATTTGTAAAGAAAGGTGGTGGGATAATAGACCCAGAGAAGTTTAAAACTTATTATTTCTGCCACCGTTCAGGAAATGTCATAAAATCAGGTATGGGCCTAAGGCTGAGGGGGCCGTCAGTCAAAATTGGCCGCACGTGTCCTGCGTCTTTGATAGTGACAAAGATGCCATCAGGAAAAGTCAGTGTCCAGTTCTATGCGACACACACAGGCCACAATTTCTCTGTGGGTTCACTGCACCTCACTCCTGCTGATAGAGCAATGGTCGCTGACTTAATTGCAAGTGGACTATCAGACacagaaattttaaagaaaataagaGATGGTGCCCATGACAGTTGCTTTAAAAGGGTGCATATGTTAAAAAGGAAAGACATTTATAATATCAAAAAACAGTATAAACTAGATACTTCTTTAAATAGGAAAGAAGTAGTTAGTGTGGAACAGCCATCATCAATTATCAACATTGAGAACTTGCAGACTGCAGCACAGAACAGATGTCAGCTGCTAAAAGAAATTATGGCAAGTGTTGGCAATGAAAACATTGATCATTATATTGAGTCACTGGACAGACTAATACGACAAGTCGGTGTAACTATTGCATCTCAGAAAAAGAATTTTAGTGGTAGACAAGAACTCCCTGGACCTCTACATGACCATACGTATGTCTGA